A genome region from Salinigranum halophilum includes the following:
- a CDS encoding molybdopterin-dependent oxidoreductase, which yields MSSEPSNPDSTDPDTDSDGDAEDGFSVSRRDFVKAAGTIGVVAAASSATVDIDTTDLWTDAQQHYDGTDVDSYDASDVIHTTCGQCNTFCPVKVQIDGGDAPGEYSSLIRKLAGNPYSFLNSQPFGQVPYGSDPEDVATGDVEGSGDVAESRWALGGGRICLKGQAGIQTAYDTYRVRKPMKRVGPRGSGEWQTISWEQAIEEITEGDDDLGHPGIRELWGYAPKDEVMADWDAVQSGEMAKSAFDEKYEDVLIDTDHPDLGPKANQLVDVGGFRRNFIRARLWKQGLGSVNSFHHAGTCGFSSVMGNVRSYAAKKKRQYPDIDECEYMLVWGTNPMVANKGPTWLAPKLTNAIQEGMRMDVVDPRLSKTAEKGEKWVPVDPGADGALALGMARWIIEHDRHDETYLTNPAESAAAADDEPTWSDATHLVRVDAEAGPKARVGDLDAVTAETAGDDDFVVVDGETGSLRPASETETGVLDADVTVDGERLRSVWSLYRERVFEHTVAEYAEMAGVAVETVEEVADEFTSHGKRAAIMQYRGPAKHTNGFYNTRAIATLQHLIGNYDWKGGQITPYAGYATMSGRYELGTVPEANAPWGISLVRGGTNYEDTSLFERDDGYPAERPWFPVAPAQQTQEIYGSAADEYPYGVEALFIRPYSNNHVMSVAGGDAITDILADPETIPLVVASDTVIGETSKYADYILPEPTYLERWENFGTYPNKRLADEKISQPAVKVVPDARPFEDVLVDLWKRLDLPGVGEDAIPDADGDLWSLDRAEDFYVKLAANIAYDRDPVPDASDEERAVFRRSHEKGLGEHFDLDAWRDAVDPEEWRKVVTVLNRGGRFEEPVDDYADAYADRGHDYPHAERGGEASNAYDGEHMRYKLGSRVDFYSEAVATGKHSFTGERFDPLPKLEDVRHYDGSVQVGVRSAEEGERALQLINWKPRTQGMHRTTNAPWLRETRPENPLWMNPADAEERGIENGDRIEIDAGRRTVEGVAMVTAGIRPGVVGTMWGWGRDANGATAETIDGETRGPAGEDGHTPYQFDEPMNDEAGLAKGRDAGFAVNHLQPLDAALGDTGLSDLVGGSNAQFDAYVDVERLDGGGH from the coding sequence ATGAGCTCAGAACCGTCGAATCCCGACAGTACCGACCCCGACACAGACAGCGACGGCGACGCCGAGGACGGCTTCTCGGTCTCACGCCGGGACTTCGTCAAGGCCGCCGGCACCATCGGCGTCGTCGCCGCAGCCAGCAGTGCGACCGTCGACATCGACACGACCGACCTCTGGACCGACGCCCAGCAGCATTACGACGGCACCGACGTCGACAGCTACGACGCCAGCGACGTCATCCACACGACCTGCGGGCAGTGCAACACGTTCTGCCCGGTGAAGGTCCAGATCGACGGGGGCGACGCCCCCGGCGAGTACAGTTCGCTGATCCGGAAACTCGCGGGGAACCCCTACTCGTTCCTCAACAGCCAGCCGTTCGGCCAGGTGCCGTACGGCAGCGACCCCGAGGACGTGGCGACCGGCGACGTCGAGGGCAGCGGTGACGTCGCCGAGTCGCGCTGGGCGCTCGGTGGCGGTCGCATCTGCCTGAAGGGGCAGGCCGGCATCCAGACGGCGTACGACACCTACCGGGTGCGCAAGCCGATGAAGCGCGTCGGCCCGCGCGGCAGCGGCGAGTGGCAGACCATCTCGTGGGAGCAAGCCATCGAGGAGATTACCGAGGGCGACGACGACCTCGGCCATCCCGGCATCCGCGAGCTGTGGGGCTACGCCCCGAAAGACGAGGTGATGGCCGACTGGGACGCCGTCCAGTCGGGCGAGATGGCCAAGTCGGCGTTCGACGAGAAGTACGAGGACGTCCTCATCGACACCGACCACCCGGACCTCGGCCCGAAGGCCAACCAGCTTGTCGACGTGGGCGGGTTCCGGCGGAACTTCATCCGCGCCCGCCTGTGGAAACAGGGGCTGGGGTCGGTCAACAGCTTCCACCACGCCGGCACCTGCGGCTTCTCCAGCGTGATGGGCAACGTCCGCTCGTACGCGGCGAAGAAGAAGCGGCAGTACCCAGACATCGACGAGTGCGAGTACATGCTGGTGTGGGGGACGAACCCGATGGTGGCGAACAAGGGGCCGACGTGGCTGGCTCCGAAGCTCACCAACGCCATCCAGGAGGGAATGCGGATGGACGTCGTCGACCCGCGGCTGTCGAAGACGGCCGAGAAGGGCGAAAAGTGGGTGCCGGTCGACCCCGGCGCGGACGGCGCGCTCGCGCTCGGCATGGCGCGGTGGATTATCGAACACGACCGCCACGACGAGACGTACCTCACGAACCCGGCCGAGTCGGCGGCCGCGGCCGACGACGAACCGACGTGGTCGGACGCGACCCACCTCGTCCGCGTCGACGCCGAGGCCGGCCCGAAGGCCCGCGTGGGTGACCTCGACGCAGTCACCGCCGAGACGGCCGGCGACGACGACTTCGTGGTCGTCGACGGCGAGACTGGCTCGCTCCGGCCGGCGAGCGAGACCGAGACGGGCGTGCTCGACGCCGACGTGACGGTCGACGGCGAGCGTCTCCGGAGCGTCTGGAGCCTCTACCGCGAGCGCGTCTTCGAGCACACCGTCGCGGAGTACGCCGAGATGGCCGGTGTGGCGGTCGAGACGGTCGAGGAGGTGGCCGACGAGTTCACCAGCCACGGCAAGCGCGCGGCCATCATGCAGTACCGCGGGCCGGCCAAACACACCAACGGCTTCTACAACACCCGCGCCATCGCGACGCTCCAGCACCTCATCGGCAACTACGACTGGAAGGGCGGGCAGATCACCCCGTACGCGGGCTACGCGACGATGTCGGGGCGGTACGAACTCGGGACGGTCCCCGAGGCCAACGCGCCGTGGGGCATCTCGCTCGTCCGCGGCGGCACGAACTACGAGGACACGTCGCTGTTCGAGCGCGACGACGGCTACCCGGCCGAGCGGCCGTGGTTCCCCGTCGCGCCCGCCCAGCAGACCCAGGAGATCTACGGCTCGGCCGCGGACGAGTACCCCTACGGCGTCGAGGCGCTGTTCATCCGGCCGTACTCGAACAACCACGTCATGTCGGTCGCCGGCGGCGACGCCATCACCGACATCCTCGCCGACCCCGAGACGATTCCGCTGGTCGTCGCCTCCGACACGGTCATCGGCGAGACGAGCAAGTACGCCGACTACATCCTCCCCGAACCGACCTACCTCGAACGGTGGGAGAACTTCGGGACGTACCCGAACAAGCGGCTGGCCGACGAGAAGATCAGCCAGCCCGCGGTGAAGGTCGTCCCCGACGCCCGGCCGTTCGAGGACGTCCTCGTCGACCTGTGGAAACGCCTCGACCTCCCCGGCGTCGGCGAGGACGCGATTCCGGACGCCGACGGCGACCTGTGGTCGCTCGACCGCGCGGAGGACTTCTACGTCAAACTCGCCGCGAACATCGCCTACGACCGCGACCCGGTGCCGGACGCGTCGGACGAGGAACGCGCGGTGTTCCGCCGGTCACACGAGAAGGGCCTCGGCGAGCACTTCGACCTCGACGCGTGGCGTGACGCGGTCGACCCCGAGGAGTGGCGAAAGGTCGTGACGGTGCTCAACCGCGGCGGCCGGTTCGAAGAACCGGTCGACGACTACGCCGACGCGTACGCCGACCGCGGCCACGACTACCCGCACGCCGAACGCGGCGGCGAGGCGTCGAACGCCTACGACGGCGAGCACATGCGGTACAAACTCGGCTCGCGCGTCGACTTCTACAGCGAGGCCGTCGCCACCGGCAAGCACTCGTTCACCGGCGAGCGGTTCGACCCGCTGCCGAAACTCGAGGACGTCCGCCACTACGACGGGAGCGTCCAGGTCGGCGTCCGGAGCGCCGAGGAGGGAGAGCGAGCACTGCAGTTGATCAACTGGAAGCCCCGCACGCAGGGGATGCACCGGACGACCAACGCACCGTGGCTCCGAGAGACCCGCCCGGAGAACCCACTGTGGATGAACCCGGCGGACGCCGAGGAACGCGGCATCGAGAACGGCGACCGGATCGAAATCGACGCCGGGCGGCGCACCGTCGAGGGCGTCGCGATGGTCACCGCGGGCATCCGTCCGGGGGTCGTCGGCACGATGTGGGGCTGGGGCCGCGACGCGAACGGAGCGACCGCAGAAACCATCGACGGCGAGACGCGAGGGCCGGC
- the nrfD gene encoding NrfD/PsrC family molybdoenzyme membrane anchor subunit yields the protein MATEHSLFRYDPGFIDGRLRTVWYGFLAVLLAVGGYAMWLRIDGGMATTNLTSTTPWGAWVAFYIYFVGLSAGAFLVSTLANVFELEGMHRVDRDALFAAIISMNVALLFVWADLGRMDRMYFPFLYRQFTSALSWEVHAYVAYIAVLVTELYLAMRIDLARVAERADGWRARLCGLLTLGRTDTSDEAAATDRTWLKRVGILGIPLAIFLVHGGTGVLFATAKARPYWNSGLFPIIFVISAVVSGTALVALLYVLRTRLFDGESTDRDLLGLLGKLMAGFVVVDVALTAIEALIALASLHPHEVETWNIVLFGEMSWSFWWFMVGLGWLFPLVILSKRSWRREPGPIAVAGLSIVIGIIAVRFNIVVPPQILPVMDGLPHGSYFPTAVEWLTSVGMIAVGLLMYTVGAEFLPLTPLERDH from the coding sequence ATGGCAACCGAACACTCACTCTTCCGCTACGACCCCGGATTCATCGACGGCCGGCTCCGGACGGTCTGGTACGGATTCCTCGCCGTCCTCTTAGCTGTCGGTGGCTACGCGATGTGGCTCCGCATCGACGGCGGGATGGCGACGACCAACCTGACGAGTACGACGCCGTGGGGGGCGTGGGTCGCCTTCTACATCTACTTCGTCGGGCTGTCGGCGGGCGCGTTCCTCGTGAGCACGCTCGCGAACGTCTTCGAACTCGAGGGGATGCACCGGGTCGACCGCGACGCGCTCTTCGCGGCGATTATCAGCATGAACGTCGCGTTGCTGTTCGTCTGGGCCGACCTCGGGCGGATGGACCGGATGTACTTCCCGTTCCTCTACCGGCAGTTCACCTCGGCGCTGTCGTGGGAGGTCCACGCGTACGTCGCGTACATCGCGGTGCTCGTGACCGAACTGTACCTCGCGATGCGCATCGACCTCGCCCGGGTGGCCGAGCGCGCCGACGGCTGGCGGGCGCGGCTCTGTGGCCTCCTGACGCTCGGCCGCACGGACACGAGCGACGAGGCGGCGGCGACCGACCGAACGTGGCTCAAGCGCGTCGGCATCCTCGGCATCCCGCTGGCCATCTTCCTCGTCCACGGCGGCACCGGGGTGCTCTTCGCGACGGCGAAGGCTCGGCCCTACTGGAACAGCGGGCTGTTCCCCATCATCTTCGTCATCTCGGCGGTCGTCTCGGGGACGGCACTGGTCGCGCTCCTGTACGTCCTCCGGACGCGCCTGTTCGACGGCGAGTCGACCGACCGGGACCTGCTCGGACTGCTCGGGAAGCTGATGGCGGGGTTCGTCGTCGTCGACGTCGCGCTGACGGCCATCGAGGCGCTCATCGCGCTCGCCAGCCTCCACCCCCACGAAGTCGAGACGTGGAACATCGTCCTCTTCGGGGAGATGTCGTGGTCGTTCTGGTGGTTCATGGTCGGCCTCGGCTGGCTGTTCCCGCTCGTCATCCTGAGCAAGCGCTCGTGGCGGCGGGAGCCGGGCCCCATCGCTGTCGCCGGGCTGAGTATCGTCATCGGAATCATCGCCGTGCGCTTCAACATCGTCGTCCCGCCGCAGATTCTCCCGGTGATGGACGGCCTCCCGCACGGGTCGTACTTCCCGACGGCCGTCGAGTGGCTGACGAGCGTCGGGATGATCGCCGTCGGTCTCCTCATGTACACCGTCGGCGCGGAGTTCCTGCCCCTGACGCCACTGGAGCGTGATCACTGA
- a CDS encoding 4Fe-4S dicluster domain-containing protein: MSVDDDATPGVPSVDVDPQQFDEMVDDEADDPDEVLSAVDFDTDLGVAMAEDAQRVSRGELTSDEYWERYDEAAEAEFGDAYRETPNPAVDRDGQTISTDTAESLGCSVGSMCDVAEQLDENDAASEGDTPRWGMVIDLQKCVGCDSCTVACKAENRTPPGVSYNVVMEEERGEFPNVTRTNLPRPCMQCENPPCVQVCPVSATYKMDDGVVNIDYDRCIGCRYCMIGCPYGARYFDFGGDYDDEVESAGEITSPEYGVDRGKREADAGKSPVGNVRKCSFCTHRLERGEEPACVETCIGDARNMGDLDDPDSEVAEMADSTRSFQLKEGEGTDPNVYYLE; the protein is encoded by the coding sequence ATGAGCGTTGACGACGACGCGACGCCGGGCGTCCCGTCGGTCGACGTCGACCCACAGCAGTTCGACGAGATGGTCGACGACGAGGCCGACGACCCCGACGAGGTGCTGTCGGCGGTCGACTTCGACACCGACCTCGGCGTCGCGATGGCCGAGGACGCACAGCGCGTCTCGCGCGGCGAACTCACGAGCGACGAGTACTGGGAGCGCTACGACGAGGCGGCCGAAGCCGAGTTCGGCGACGCCTATCGGGAGACGCCGAACCCGGCGGTCGACCGGGACGGACAGACCATCTCGACGGACACCGCCGAGTCGCTCGGCTGTTCGGTGGGGTCGATGTGCGACGTGGCCGAGCAACTCGACGAGAACGACGCCGCGAGCGAGGGTGACACGCCGCGCTGGGGGATGGTAATCGACCTCCAGAAGTGCGTGGGCTGTGACTCGTGTACGGTCGCGTGCAAGGCGGAGAACCGCACGCCGCCGGGCGTCTCGTACAACGTCGTCATGGAAGAAGAACGCGGGGAGTTCCCGAACGTGACGCGGACGAACCTCCCGCGGCCGTGTATGCAGTGTGAGAACCCCCCGTGCGTGCAGGTGTGCCCCGTCAGCGCGACGTACAAGATGGACGACGGCGTGGTCAACATCGACTACGACCGCTGTATCGGCTGTCGATACTGCATGATCGGCTGTCCGTACGGCGCGCGCTACTTCGACTTCGGCGGGGACTACGACGACGAGGTCGAAAGCGCGGGTGAGATCACGAGTCCGGAGTACGGCGTCGACCGCGGGAAACGCGAGGCCGACGCGGGCAAATCGCCCGTCGGCAACGTCCGCAAATGTAGTTTCTGTACCCACCGGCTCGAACGCGGCGAAGAGCCCGCGTGCGTGGAGACGTGTATCGGCGACGCCCGGAACATGGGCGACCTGGACGACCCCGACAGCGAGGTGGCCGAGATGGCCGACTCGACGCGGTCGTTCCAGCTGAAAGAGGGCGAAGGGACCGACCCCAACGTCTACTACCTGGAGTAA
- a CDS encoding bacterio-opsin activator domain-containing protein codes for MNAIILASIGLRVAGIGYSLVLLRRSGDRRFGFLTVLLVLMAARQVLTALGSTGTGLEELPGLVVSGLAVLTVHYLSRYVEEEAAVKRELRSLNDELAVFEKAVEHAGHAIFFTDPDGTITYANPAIETVTGYAPETVVGRNPRLWQSGEQDDAFYDRMWETITDGEVWDGEIVNQDASGELRWVDVTIAPVTEDGDVERFVAVETDVTDRKERQLRIEEQNERLSRLNRVNELLRDVNRRLVTATTREDVEEAVTDRFADDPWVVTAGVVDRTASGRLRVRYATADGDALETLVDDGEDALATITAGIDHGRTGTTQCVTVVDDVAAVGVVPLSYRETTYGALVLGARDATLFEVLRHDVRVELGETVGSAINAAERRRELVDERVTELTFSVDDDADPLFDLAAETACDVELTRTTTAGADDRVCFVSVSSDDSEAVVAATEAVDGLSVPTVVSATDDECLLRVSMTDPLADTLATHGATVAALTVDADEARGRLVVDVPGGDVRPVVQALDGQFETCTLVSRQDRERPVETADSFRDELTTALTDRQLEALRTAHLAGYFEWPREHSGQDVADMMDISQSTYMQHLRAAERKLTAALFASDDDGRSLATA; via the coding sequence GTGAACGCGATCATCCTCGCCTCGATCGGTCTCAGGGTGGCCGGGATCGGGTACTCGCTGGTGTTGCTCAGACGCAGCGGTGACCGACGGTTCGGCTTTCTGACGGTGCTTCTGGTGCTGATGGCCGCCCGTCAGGTGCTGACAGCACTCGGGTCGACCGGGACCGGCCTCGAAGAACTCCCCGGTCTCGTCGTGAGCGGCCTGGCCGTCCTCACGGTCCACTACCTCAGCCGGTACGTCGAGGAGGAGGCGGCGGTCAAACGCGAACTCCGGTCGCTCAACGACGAACTCGCCGTGTTCGAGAAGGCCGTCGAACACGCCGGACACGCCATCTTCTTCACCGACCCCGACGGCACCATCACGTACGCGAACCCGGCCATCGAGACGGTCACCGGCTACGCCCCCGAGACGGTCGTCGGACGGAACCCGCGGCTGTGGCAGTCCGGCGAGCAGGACGACGCGTTCTACGACCGGATGTGGGAGACCATCACCGACGGCGAGGTGTGGGACGGCGAAATCGTCAACCAGGACGCCTCGGGCGAACTCCGCTGGGTGGACGTGACCATCGCACCGGTGACAGAAGACGGCGACGTGGAACGGTTCGTCGCGGTCGAGACGGACGTCACGGACCGGAAGGAACGCCAGTTACGCATCGAAGAGCAGAACGAACGACTGAGTCGGCTCAACCGGGTCAACGAACTCCTCCGGGACGTGAACCGGCGGCTCGTGACCGCGACGACGCGCGAGGACGTCGAAGAGGCCGTCACCGACCGCTTCGCCGACGATCCGTGGGTGGTGACGGCCGGGGTCGTCGACCGGACGGCGAGCGGTCGCCTCCGCGTTCGGTACGCGACGGCGGACGGGGACGCCCTCGAGACGCTCGTCGACGACGGTGAGGACGCCCTGGCGACCATCACGGCGGGGATCGACCACGGCCGGACCGGCACCACACAGTGCGTCACCGTCGTCGACGACGTCGCGGCGGTCGGCGTCGTCCCGCTCTCGTACCGCGAGACGACCTACGGCGCGCTGGTGCTCGGGGCGCGCGACGCGACCCTCTTCGAGGTGCTCAGACACGACGTGCGCGTCGAACTCGGCGAGACCGTGGGAAGCGCCATCAACGCCGCCGAACGCCGGCGCGAACTCGTCGACGAACGGGTCACCGAGTTGACCTTCTCGGTCGACGACGACGCCGACCCGCTGTTCGACCTCGCCGCCGAGACGGCGTGTGACGTCGAACTCACCCGCACGACGACGGCCGGCGCGGACGACCGCGTCTGTTTCGTCTCCGTGTCGAGCGACGACAGCGAGGCGGTCGTCGCCGCGACGGAGGCGGTCGACGGCCTCTCGGTGCCGACGGTCGTCTCCGCGACCGACGACGAGTGTCTCCTCCGGGTGTCGATGACCGACCCGCTCGCCGACACGCTGGCCACACACGGCGCGACGGTCGCCGCCCTGACCGTCGACGCCGACGAGGCACGCGGCCGCCTCGTCGTCGACGTCCCCGGCGGCGACGTTCGGCCGGTCGTCCAGGCGCTCGACGGCCAGTTCGAGACGTGTACGCTCGTCTCACGCCAGGACCGAGAGCGCCCCGTCGAGACGGCCGACAGCTTCCGGGACGAACTCACCACGGCGCTGACCGACAGGCAACTCGAAGCGCTCCGCACGGCTCATCTGGCGGGCTACTTCGAGTGGCCTCGCGAGCACAGCGGGCAGGACGTCGCCGACATGATGGACATCTCACAGTCGACGTACATGCAACACCTCCGTGCGGCCGAGCGCAAACTCACGGCGGCGCTGTTCGCCTCCGACGACGACGGCCGGTCCCTCGCCACGGCCTGA
- a CDS encoding RidA family protein codes for MTRRVIDPEGLADTTQHHFSPAIVANGTFYVSGQVGTDEHGDYVGDDVESQTRQAFENLETLLQPVGKELDDVVKVTSYIVDIQDHYEAFQSVYRAVFSTEPFPCHTAIGVESLASETPLVELEVAVPVDEES; via the coding sequence ATGACACGGAGAGTCATCGACCCGGAGGGGCTAGCCGACACGACTCAACACCACTTCAGCCCGGCAATCGTTGCGAACGGGACGTTCTACGTGTCGGGACAGGTCGGGACGGACGAACACGGGGACTACGTCGGCGACGACGTCGAATCGCAGACGCGACAGGCGTTCGAGAACCTCGAGACGCTCCTGCAGCCTGTGGGGAAGGAACTCGACGACGTCGTGAAAGTCACCAGCTACATCGTCGATATCCAGGACCACTACGAGGCGTTTCAGTCGGTGTACCGAGCGGTGTTTTCGACCGAGCCATTTCCGTGCCACACCGCCATCGGTGTCGAGAGCCTCGCGAGCGAGACACCCCTGGTAGAGCTAGAGGTCGCGGTTCCCGTCGACGAGGAGTCGTGA
- a CDS encoding rhodanese-like domain-containing protein → MSSIRPEELDDRLGSAAGDEPFLLDIRPVSAFESGAIDRSHNIPVYNDLRRGDESALRSRLGDVPTDRDVVVVCKMGVVARRATKVLSDEGYDAMTLLGGMSGWTGYQRGSLGYRLRSLVWSLR, encoded by the coding sequence ATGAGTAGTATCCGTCCGGAGGAACTGGACGACCGCCTGGGGTCGGCGGCCGGTGACGAGCCGTTTCTCCTCGACATCCGCCCCGTGTCGGCGTTCGAGTCGGGGGCGATCGACCGGAGCCACAACATCCCCGTGTACAACGACCTGCGTCGCGGCGACGAGTCGGCGCTACGCAGCCGACTGGGAGACGTCCCGACGGACCGAGACGTGGTCGTCGTGTGCAAGATGGGGGTCGTGGCCAGGCGGGCGACGAAGGTTCTCAGCGACGAGGGGTACGACGCGATGACGCTGCTCGGCGGCATGAGCGGGTGGACGGGGTATCAGCGCGGGTCGCTGGGCTACCGCCTCCGGTCGCTCGTCTGGAGCCTCCGGTAG
- a CDS encoding DUF3179 domain-containing protein: MMRVSRRQVLAAAGLSALAGCTTGASSGATPTASARPTDDPGTETDSSVEAAVPTAAEQLPLPMTPDALRENARSGGPPKDGIPSIDDPAFVAADAVDFLAPGDPVFGVSHDGVAKAYPQKILVHHEIVNDTLGDAPVSVTYCPLTGTVQGFERGETTFGVSGRLINNNLVMYDRATETWWPQILATSIPGPWNATPPTRSLREFRLVWTTWQQWRTQHPETVVLSTDTGHARNYERDPYGGYNPPSGYYQSDRLLFSVTNDDDRFQRKTVVMGARTPDGAVAFHKGGLREKHLVRGELGTVPVLAVYDSRYDTGYVYLNPDERAYTADAGTVVASDGTPHDPDALPLTRVHTFDAMWFAWAAYYPETGVYE; encoded by the coding sequence ATGATGCGAGTCTCGCGCAGACAGGTTCTCGCCGCGGCGGGTCTCTCGGCGCTCGCCGGTTGTACGACTGGTGCGAGCAGTGGAGCCACCCCGACAGCGAGCGCCCGGCCCACCGACGACCCGGGAACCGAGACCGACAGCAGCGTCGAGGCCGCCGTTCCAACCGCCGCCGAACAGCTTCCGCTGCCGATGACTCCCGACGCCCTCCGTGAGAACGCTCGGTCGGGCGGCCCGCCCAAAGACGGCATCCCGTCCATCGACGACCCCGCGTTCGTCGCTGCGGACGCGGTCGACTTCCTCGCCCCGGGTGACCCGGTGTTCGGCGTCTCACACGACGGCGTCGCGAAGGCGTACCCACAGAAGATCCTCGTCCACCACGAGATCGTCAACGACACCCTCGGTGACGCGCCGGTGAGTGTCACCTACTGTCCGCTCACTGGCACGGTCCAGGGCTTCGAACGCGGTGAGACGACGTTCGGCGTCTCGGGCCGACTCATCAACAACAACCTCGTCATGTACGACCGCGCCACCGAGACGTGGTGGCCGCAGATCCTCGCCACCTCCATCCCCGGCCCCTGGAACGCGACCCCGCCGACCCGGTCGTTACGGGAGTTCCGGCTCGTCTGGACGACCTGGCAACAGTGGCGCACACAGCACCCCGAGACGGTCGTTCTCTCGACCGACACCGGACACGCCCGAAACTACGAACGCGACCCGTACGGCGGGTACAACCCGCCCAGTGGCTACTACCAGAGCGACCGACTGCTGTTCTCGGTGACCAACGACGACGACCGATTCCAGCGGAAGACGGTGGTCATGGGGGCGCGGACGCCGGACGGTGCCGTCGCGTTCCACAAAGGGGGTCTCCGAGAGAAACACCTCGTGCGCGGCGAACTCGGCACCGTCCCCGTCCTCGCGGTGTACGACTCCCGGTACGACACCGGCTACGTCTATCTGAACCCCGACGAGCGTGCGTACACAGCCGATGCTGGCACGGTCGTCGCGTCCGACGGGACGCCACACGACCCCGACGCCCTCCCGCTGACGCGCGTCCACACGTTCGACGCCATGTGGTTCGCGTGGGCCGCGTACTACCCCGAGACGGGCGTCTATGAGTGA
- a CDS encoding DUF2182 domain-containing protein has translation MHVLDGVRERIDRGSVPLVALATYALALVAWVVLVERWLPMPATGVEAGLRMSDPGAPEALALANGPSGVGLYLLMWAVMMVAMMYPATVPLFRLYNGTVRGATTAERTARLGAFMGTYAFVWGLTGIVPLAVNRVVPVATVADERGTVLLGGALLVVAVYQLSAAKRRCLEYCRSPLGFLTEQYRPGVRGAVRLSVRFSVFCIGCCWALMGLMLVVGSMNLLWMAGITVVMSLERVVSWGDRLATATGLVAGVVGAGLLVMGGLPLAG, from the coding sequence ATGCACGTACTCGACGGGGTGAGAGAACGCATCGACCGCGGCAGCGTCCCGCTGGTCGCGCTCGCGACGTACGCGCTGGCGCTGGTGGCGTGGGTCGTACTCGTCGAGCGGTGGCTCCCGATGCCCGCGACGGGGGTGGAGGCGGGACTGCGGATGTCCGACCCGGGTGCTCCCGAGGCGCTGGCGCTGGCGAACGGGCCGTCCGGTGTCGGACTCTACCTGCTGATGTGGGCCGTGATGATGGTCGCGATGATGTACCCCGCGACCGTCCCGCTGTTCCGGCTGTACAACGGGACGGTACGGGGGGCGACGACGGCCGAACGGACAGCGCGGCTCGGCGCGTTCATGGGGACGTACGCGTTCGTCTGGGGACTCACGGGAATCGTGCCGCTTGCGGTGAACCGCGTCGTGCCGGTCGCCACCGTCGCCGACGAACGCGGAACGGTCCTGTTGGGCGGGGCGCTGCTGGTGGTGGCCGTGTATCAGCTCTCCGCCGCCAAGCGTCGGTGTCTCGAGTACTGTCGGTCACCGCTCGGGTTCCTCACAGAACAGTACCGTCCCGGTGTCCGCGGCGCAGTACGGCTGAGCGTCCGGTTCAGCGTCTTCTGCATCGGGTGTTGCTGGGCGTTGATGGGGCTCATGCTCGTCGTGGGCTCGATGAACCTGCTGTGGATGGCCGGCATCACCGTGGTCATGTCGCTCGAACGGGTGGTGTCGTGGGGCGACCGGCTGGCGACGGCGACCGGACTCGTCGCCGGTGTCGTGGGGGCGGGACTGCTCGTGATGGGTGGGCTTCCGCTCGCGGGGTGA
- a CDS encoding DUF1326 domain-containing protein: MAGDTQNDWSISGEFVEACNCSAPCQCLWNEAPDDDECTAALFWHIDEGVYEGTDLSDLTVGVLLYDQGLLFEGGWDLVVLVDEGASDAQATALEAIFMGRAGGVMGAVAELVEEVKDTAVVPITYDRENGHLSVAAGEIVAIEADAIDGFEATPGEVSPHPLTVPSMTANTGKSTTATVSFDDEFAWDVSGNNSYFGEFEYGA, translated from the coding sequence ATGGCAGGAGACACGCAGAACGACTGGAGCATCAGCGGAGAGTTCGTCGAGGCCTGCAACTGCTCGGCACCGTGTCAGTGCCTGTGGAACGAGGCCCCCGACGACGACGAGTGTACCGCGGCCCTCTTCTGGCACATCGACGAGGGAGTGTACGAGGGAACCGACCTGAGCGACCTCACGGTGGGCGTGCTCCTCTACGACCAGGGCCTCCTCTTCGAGGGCGGGTGGGACCTGGTCGTCCTCGTCGACGAGGGAGCGAGCGACGCACAGGCGACCGCGCTCGAAGCGATATTCATGGGCCGGGCCGGCGGTGTCATGGGTGCGGTCGCCGAACTCGTCGAGGAGGTGAAAGACACCGCGGTGGTGCCGATCACCTACGACAGGGAGAACGGCCACCTCTCGGTTGCGGCGGGTGAGATCGTGGCGATCGAGGCGGACGCCATCGATGGCTTCGAGGCCACCCCTGGGGAGGTGTCTCCCCATCCGCTCACCGTGCCGTCGATGACCGCGAACACCGGTAAGTCGACGACGGCGACCGTCTCGTTCGACGACGAGTTCGCCTGGGACGTGTCCGGAAACAACTCCTACTTCGGTGAGTTCGAGTACGGAGCGTGA